ggagACATATTTTGATTTCAATCAACTTTTAAACAAGAGAAATTTGCAGCAATTATGAAGCAAACAAGCGAGAAATTCGGTGAgtgtaaaatatttacaaaataggGGAAAGTGCACCTCAAAAGCAGCGATTCCTCTCTTTCAGACGTCGAAACGTACTTTCTGGATCTGCTGCAAAAGGATGACAGCCTATCGTCGGGAATTGCGGCCATCAAGACGCTGCTGATGGTCCTCGAGAAGACGGAATGTAAGTGGCACAAGTAGCCACATTGATTGTGGGTGAAATTTATCCCCGTTTACCTTCCAGTCGACACCGTCCAGGAGCTGCACTCGACGATCCAGGCCGCGGTCCAGTCGATGCGAAATACGGACAAACCAATGACGTCGGTCGTGTCGGGCAGTGAGCTGTTTTCCCGCTTCATCACACTGGCCAAGTTCGACGACAAAACGATGGCCGAGGTGCGGCAGATTATGCTTTCGCGGGGCAAGATCTTCCTGGAGAAGCTGCTGGACAGCCGCAGCGTGGTGGCCCATCGTGCGACCAGCTTCATCCGGGACGGGTGTCGCATTCTGACGCACGCCCGATCGCGCACCGTGCGGGACACGTTGATCCGGGCTGCCCGCGAGGACAACCGGCGCTTTCACGTGTACGTCACGGAGAGCTTCCCAGACCGGCAGGGCGTTCAGATGCAGCGCGAGCTGCAGGCGGAGGGAATCGAGTGTACGGTGATCTTGGACGCGGCCGTCGGGTACGTGATGGAATCGGTCGATCTGGTGATGGTGGGGGCCGAGGGTGTGGTCGAAAGCGGCGGGATCATCAACCGGGTGGGGACGTTCACGATGGCCATGTGCGCGCGGGAGATGAAGAAGCCGTTCTACGTGCTGGTCGAAAGCTTCAAGTTTGGCCGGTTGTACCCGCTGAACCAGAAGGATCTGCCGGATGATTACAAGTACCCGAAGACGCGTCTGGGCGAGGACACGAGCAAGGTGCACCCGCTGGTGGACTACACGCCACCGGTTTACATCACGCTACTTTTCACCGATCTGGGCGTGCTGACTCCGTCGGCGATCAGTGACGAACTTATCAAGCTGTATCTCTAAGGTTTGGTTcgttttgtggcaaaatatatgttatttaaatgaaaatgcatcttttcaaaagtttttgtatAATTCTAGTTGAAAATATTACCTTCCCAAGTGAAAAGTTTGGAACTCATTACAAATAAGTCAGTCAAATAATATTCTGTCGTTGAGaactgaaaatttgatattCTTACAACCTTGGGTACGGGTCTTGGGTGCAATGGAGAAAACACGTTTCCCAAACACGGACGAGAGATGTTAGTACCTAGGAGAGGCGACTGACGTCAAAGTGGATAAGCTGGGGTAGAAAATACTTATGCTTCCAAAACATCCTATTCCATCTATCGTTTCAAGAAGAATTCGAATGTATTTTGGGTTGAGTCTGACGGTCATCCACATACATTTCTCATCGTGGGAATCTGCCGGGGATTCCTGTGGAAATAAAATCCGTCGATGTGATGCTTCTGAATGCTTCTTTATTCAATACTCACTCCATTCTACTGACTGTCTCTCCCGCAGTTCCTCTCTACCACAGGGTGGTTCCTGATGAGACGAGGTTTCGGGGTTGAAATTAAACTAAACTTGTTGCGTTGGCAGTCTCGACAAGAGTGAACTGTATTTCAAGAGTTTCGGTACAGGGAGCTGGAGAGCGCGAGCAGGCACTCATGACAAGCTGAGAGATATAGATCGAGAAACCACACGGGTGTAACATTAATAGTTATTCTAGTGTAAGCTTATTTCTGGTTAGTATGTTTTACTTACCCAGCATGGATTTTATTCTACCAGTCAAAGGTGGTGGTTTAGGACAGAACAGCGAATAGTTGCGAGATCGCGCTGCCTTTGGATCAATCGCGGGGGTGTTTAGTATTCTAGGTAGGTACTTGAAGTTCACGTCTGTGTTAGGGAAGCGCACTTTTTGTGGAGAAAATGCGTTGAAAATTGTTGGTGTTATTGGAAAAACGGAATCAGCCAATGACGAGTATTAAACGTACACTAAGACCTGAAAAATTTCCAGACGATTTCCAGCGGAAACCAATCCGAAGTCAGCGATCAGTCAGTCATCATTTGGAGTAATTCAGGGTATCATTTCGGATTGAGTGAAACAACAGCTTGGTcatgttgcatttttttccttTCATTACTTATATTTCCTTTCATTTTATATGGTTATTTTCCAAATATAATATATAATTTAtagaataataataatatataataataataatcattaATTAGTTAATAATTCATCAGTATTcattaaatgttgtttttcttttttgcataatttttaatgtgttttttttttgtttcatcatTCACCGTCATTATCATGTTCTTgtgtttattttcttttttcttttgttttctttttcatacATATTGTTTTAATCATACGctaatgcagtttttttttatcatactttattactgtttttttttttattgtatctataaagattttcatgtttttttttctcttcttcatCATCGTTGATCTTGCGTCATCAGCGCGTTTTCATCTGTATCGTCGTCAGTGTTTTACCGTTTTTTTATCAATTCAATCTTGTATGCATCATCATCGTCTTCTGCTACTTCTTGTTGGACAACGCCCTGTCAATCCCATCAAAGTGAAGTCATGCGCGCGCGCGCCCATTTCTGCCCATTTCCAAACCCCGTCGATCCGAAACAACTCAGGCCCAATTGATTCGCCCCAAATCGAACAAGGGTGGCGCGCGTTCGCGTTTCATGACCTCCACTTTTTCCGAAACTTACTTTTTCGCGTTGTCAACTTTATCAAGGTGTGTAAGAATAAttgtgtatttgtgtgtgtgtgtcctttAACAAACCAAACCCCGGTTCAAAACgcaaaaagaagaaacccctTCCGGAAGAAGAAAACGAACGTCTTCATCATCGACTTTGTCGTCAAGCCCAGCGCGCGCCGGCAGCTCCCTCACTAAATACGCACGAaaggaaaaattaagaaatataaGAGTAAAATCTAaggttttgtttttcgtttaacTTCTTCACTGTCGTGTTTACGTGTTATCAGCTTTGCTCGTTTACTTTGCAactatgttttttgttttgttttgttttcagctTGTTTGCTCGTCTCTTTAACGCGCGCAGTTTAATATATTTGCTTTACTTGTTTTACTAAGCCATTTTTAGTTCCTCTACCAACATGCTTGCGTGATTTAGTTAAGTTCTGTTATGTTTTCACCTTTCACTTCTTTTCTTTTTAGTAggatttttcatcatttctttttttaatagtagtttagcTTTATAGTGTAgtacttgtgtgtgtgtgtgtatttttctCCTAGCTTCAAATTCCCACAGATTTGCAGAGTCGTCGTCGCtcactttttttgtttaatttgagaAATAAtgagaaatttctaaaaatgacAATTTCACACACTCAGCGTTGGTTAGGCGATATCTTCTTTTAAGCAGTTTTTGCTCTAGCTCTTTcaaatgtgaaataaaaaacatggtttcaacatttcgcCAAGCGGGTTCTCTCGATCTGCgcgagcaatttttttttctctttagggaaaatgaaaaaaaaagtctcgaaattttcaaaatcatagaTTAGTAGAGTGAGTGTATGTGTGTTTCTTCTCGATTAAATACGTTCACTTTTGTTAGGTTAGCGATTCTTGTCTGTTGTTTTTTTAGttcgatttttcttctttttaatagttgtgtgtgtgtgtttttcgagtAGATATAAGTAGcttttttcaacatcatttcttttttttgcgtgtatgtGAGAGTGTTTTTTGGGTTCAAATATGTTTAGTTTTGCTTCCATTAGAGTAGGTTTCGTTTGATTTTTTAGTATGATAAACTCGAGAAAAGGGTAATtcgtcaatgtttttttttcttcaaatagtatgtggcagatttttttcattcttttaatttctattATTTCCGGTTGCATCATgtcaacaaagaaaaaaattaaagaaaacacAAATCATCATAATTTTCTCTGCCACACTTTCTTCTTTATTGCTTTCAGTTTCCAACGCAGGAGACCGCCTCGATTCCCACAAAAGTAGTGTGTTGGTAAGAAACGAAACGAAccgaaaattcattttctttgctAATTGCTAAAGCGCTACCTTCCTAATACCGTATAAACTAAATGATTCCAGCACAAATCACGAAACATTTGGTGTGAAGCAAAACGCAAAATAGAACAGATCCCCCCTCTAAATCATATCGAAATAGGAGGAACGATTCAATCATTGATCgagtaaaaattaataaaaagtcGCTGCAAACAACTATTTCCATTTCTCtttctttcatttttcttcATCCATATTTACTCttcacagagagagagagaaagaaaaaataaacaaccaacaaaaaaatgataactcTAAAACACTACCTACAGGGGTGCTTGTGTAAACCTAAGGCAAAGAAAATTAGCTTCCTTTtcaagcttgttttttttttcgtgagtttttttctcttctttcgAGCGTTTTCTCAAACCCATTCCCCTTTCCtcccttgctgctgctgcttctagtGTCCGCTCCACTTGGCTGGCCAGCCCTGAAAAAagagaaataaaataatttgtaaattttatgctAGTTAAGCTTTTCATGAAAATGAAGTCCaatccatagcatcgtagctcgggtgGCACGCCGACGAGAGTTGATTAAAACGTTTCCTTAGTGCAGTGACCCATTATTAAAATCGAGTGTGCCGATGATATGAGCAGGATCCGTATCCGTCGATGTGCCTTCCCAGTTTCGATGCAGGAAACTTTGTGTGAAAAACTTGTCTTAACATGTTTTCGAgttagccaaaaaaaaaatctaaattaattcgtttaggggaaggtggggcaagacgaccatatggggcaagaggaacaatcgctcgtacggccgtaatttttacaattttgattatgtccagtatgaggaaatgttgctagcaatgcaattagctgattctactaccacataaccgccaaaacgacgtaaacgccacggagcataagatttaatgaagtttttttacaaacctttattttcttataatatttggaaagtacaaaataagactttgggttcgttttaaggctcattttatcaaaatgcaatttttcctagatcagtagtgtcccaaccaatgacttgcacctattataaagtatgatttaacttttggttatatttgttgagagcttttaaaaaaatgttcaggtggggcaagtgtaccatatggatttttggtatggaaaaaaatacgaattgctgcaacaacatattttattgggaaataaatacataaacgtacttaataactgataaacaattgtttaaaaaaatgtccatacaaaatatagtgatattatgaaaatttcctttttttcatctaagtaataatctttttcgtaaaaacgatcaaatttttagtaaaataatattctttaatctaaaaattaaagaaacgtttcaaatacatcctaatctgatgtatctaagtgataacagttcaattgtcagcaaattaacatgttttttcatgcattgttcctcttgccccaacgggttgttcgtcttgccccactagttgagtagaacatacggaaaataaaaaaaattaaaatcatttttttgcattaaaaaacaggattttttgaaaacttgttctatcaaagtcttagtcaagacctggaataagatgattattatAAAATCCGActgatttttaacgttttttatgGGTTACAACgatcatttccttagcttgttacacttgccccactttcccctacttgttttttttttcttcctcacTGAGGAGAGGCTATAAAATCATTCGAACCACCTTCATTTATATTTGTCGACTCGAATCAAACTCTGAGAAAATATCTGTGATAAATTATATGCACTCGATTTTCTTAGCTTTGGAAGCACGAATTTGGCCCGGATGTGGTCTACTCGATCCAGATTCGGGTCTCACAGCTTGGTATTGAAAAGTGTTAAGTTTCATTTAGTTgtttaaaagttatgaaaaaaaaaacttttagacaGCTACAAAATAAGGCGAttttcaacataacctcaaatggttaTGCAAAGGGATACCATTTTCTTCTGAGGCAATTTTTCTGTCGGAAAATTTCTATTTCAGACGCAATTGGCTCCTAAAGCCCTATCTTATTATATATGGGAATCGGCTGCTTACCGGTTTAAAACAGCTgatcaattttgctttttttctagtaatttttactgaaaaagctgatttttaagtttttttttttt
This is a stretch of genomic DNA from Culex pipiens pallens isolate TS chromosome 1, TS_CPP_V2, whole genome shotgun sequence. It encodes these proteins:
- the LOC120423556 gene encoding translation initiation factor eIF-2B subunit alpha yields the protein MKQTSEKFDVETYFLDLLQKDDSLSSGIAAIKTLLMVLEKTEFDTVQELHSTIQAAVQSMRNTDKPMTSVVSGSELFSRFITLAKFDDKTMAEVRQIMLSRGKIFLEKLLDSRSVVAHRATSFIRDGCRILTHARSRTVRDTLIRAAREDNRRFHVYVTESFPDRQGVQMQRELQAEGIECTVILDAAVGYVMESVDLVMVGAEGVVESGGIINRVGTFTMAMCAREMKKPFYVLVESFKFGRLYPLNQKDLPDDYKYPKTRLGEDTSKVHPLVDYTPPVYITLLFTDLGVLTPSAISDELIKLYL